The following coding sequences lie in one Manis pentadactyla isolate mManPen7 chromosome 19, mManPen7.hap1, whole genome shotgun sequence genomic window:
- the CHTOP gene encoding chromatin target of PRMT1 protein isoform X6, with product MAAQSTPKVVLKSTTKMSLNERFTNMLKNKQPMPVNIRASMQQQQLASARNRRLAQQMENRPSVQAALKLKQKSLKQRLGKSNIQARLGRPIGTLARGAIGGRGLPIIQRGLPRGGLRGGRATRTLLRGGMSLRGRGMIGRGRGGFGGRGRGRGRGRGALTRPVLTKEQLDNQLDAYMSKTKGHLDAELDAYMAQTDPETND from the exons ATGGCTGCACAGTCAACACCGAAAGTTGTGCTAAAAAGCACCACCAAGATGTCTCTAAATGAGCG CTTTACTAATATGCTGAAGAACAAACAGCCGATGCCAGTGAATATTCGGGCCTCGATGCAACAGCAGCAGCTAGCCAGTGCCAGAAACAGAAGACTGGCCCAGCAGATGGAGAACAGACCCTCTGTCCAGGCAGCATTAAAGCTCAAGCAG AAGAGCTTAAAGCAGCGCCTGGGTAAGAGTAACATCCAGGCACGGTTAGGCCGACCCATAGGGACCCTGGCCAGGGGAGCAATCGGAGGACGAGGCCTGCCCATAATCCAGAGAGGCTTGCCCAGAGGAGGACTACGTGGGGGACGTGCCACAAGAACCCTGCTTAGGGGTGGGATGTCGCTCCGAG GTCGGGGTATGATAGGTCGGGGAAGAGGGGGCTTCGGAGGCCGAGGCCGTGGacgagggagagggagaggcgcCCTTACTCGCCCCGTGCTGACCAAGGAACAGCTGGACAACCAGTTGGATGCATACATGTCAAAAACAAAAGGACACCTGGATGCTGAGTTGGATGCCTACATGGCACAGACAGATCCCGAAACCAATGACTGA
- the S100A1 gene encoding protein S100-A1 — protein MGSELEAAMETLINVFHTHSGKEGDKYKLSKKELKELLQTELSGFLEAQKDADAVDKVMKELDENGDGEVDFQEYVVLVAALTVACNNFFWENS, from the exons ATGGGTTCGGAGCTGGAGGCAGCGATGGAGACTCTCATCAATGTGTTCCACACACACTCGGGCAAGGAGGGGGACAAGTACAAGCTGAGCAAGAAGGAGCTGAAAGAGCTGCTGCAGACGGAGCTCTCCGGCTTCCTGGAG GCCCAGAAGGATGCGGATGCTGTAGACAAGGTGATGAAGGAGCTAGATGAGAACGGAGATGGGGAGGTGGACTTCCAGGAGTACGTGGTGCTCGTGGCTGCCCTCACAGTGGCCTGTAACAACTTCTTCTGGGAAAACAGCTGA
- the CHTOP gene encoding chromatin target of PRMT1 protein isoform X5 yields the protein MAAQSTPKVVLKSTTKMSLNERFTNMLKNKQPMPVNIRASMQQQQLASARNRRLAQQMENRPSVQAALKLKQTLYASPDSGCGRICPSCGWASGGRCYATKSLKQRLGKSNIQARLGRPIGTLARGAIGGRGLPIIQRGLPRGGLRGGRATRTLLRGGMSLRGRGMIGRGRGGFGGRGRGRGRGRGALTRPVLTKEQLDNQLDAYMSKTKGHLDAELDAYMAQTDPETND from the exons ATGGCTGCACAGTCAACACCGAAAGTTGTGCTAAAAAGCACCACCAAGATGTCTCTAAATGAGCG CTTTACTAATATGCTGAAGAACAAACAGCCGATGCCAGTGAATATTCGGGCCTCGATGCAACAGCAGCAGCTAGCCAGTGCCAGAAACAGAAGACTGGCCCAGCAGATGGAGAACAGACCCTCTGTCCAGGCAGCATTAAAGCTCAAGCAG ACCTTATATGCAAGTCCGGACAGTGGCTGTGGAAGGATATGTCCAAGCTGTGGCTGGGCGTCTGGAGGGCGGTGCTATGCAACT AAGAGCTTAAAGCAGCGCCTGGGTAAGAGTAACATCCAGGCACGGTTAGGCCGACCCATAGGGACCCTGGCCAGGGGAGCAATCGGAGGACGAGGCCTGCCCATAATCCAGAGAGGCTTGCCCAGAGGAGGACTACGTGGGGGACGTGCCACAAGAACCCTGCTTAGGGGTGGGATGTCGCTCCGAG GTCGGGGTATGATAGGTCGGGGAAGAGGGGGCTTCGGAGGCCGAGGCCGTGGacgagggagagggagaggcgcCCTTACTCGCCCCGTGCTGACCAAGGAACAGCTGGACAACCAGTTGGATGCATACATGTCAAAAACAAAAGGACACCTGGATGCTGAGTTGGATGCCTACATGGCACAGACAGATCCCGAAACCAATGACTGA
- the CHTOP gene encoding chromatin target of PRMT1 protein isoform X1: MAAQSTPKVVLKSTTKMSLNERFTNMLKNKQPMPVNIRASMQQQQLASARNRRLAQQMENRPSVQAALKLKQTLYASPDSGCGRICPSCGWASGGRCYATKSLKQRLGKSNIQARLGRPIGTLARGAIGGRGLPIIQRGLPRGGLRGGRATRTLLRGGMSLRGQNLLRGGRAVAPRMGLRRGGVRGRGGPGRGGLGRGAMGRGGIGGRGRGMIGRGRGGFGGRGRGRGRGRGALTRPVLTKEQLDNQLDAYMSKTKGHLDAELDAYMAQTDPETND, from the exons ATGGCTGCACAGTCAACACCGAAAGTTGTGCTAAAAAGCACCACCAAGATGTCTCTAAATGAGCG CTTTACTAATATGCTGAAGAACAAACAGCCGATGCCAGTGAATATTCGGGCCTCGATGCAACAGCAGCAGCTAGCCAGTGCCAGAAACAGAAGACTGGCCCAGCAGATGGAGAACAGACCCTCTGTCCAGGCAGCATTAAAGCTCAAGCAG ACCTTATATGCAAGTCCGGACAGTGGCTGTGGAAGGATATGTCCAAGCTGTGGCTGGGCGTCTGGAGGGCGGTGCTATGCAACT AAGAGCTTAAAGCAGCGCCTGGGTAAGAGTAACATCCAGGCACGGTTAGGCCGACCCATAGGGACCCTGGCCAGGGGAGCAATCGGAGGACGAGGCCTGCCCATAATCCAGAGAGGCTTGCCCAGAGGAGGACTACGTGGGGGACGTGCCACAAGAACCCTGCTTAGGGGTGGGATGTCGCTCCGAG GTCAAAACCTGCTCCGAGGTGGACGAGCCGTAGCTCCCCGAATGGGCTTAAGAAGAGGTGGTGTTCGAGGTCGTGGAGGTCCTGGGAGAGGGGGCCTAGGGCGTGGAGCTATGGGTCGTGGCGGAATCGGTGGTAGAG GTCGGGGTATGATAGGTCGGGGAAGAGGGGGCTTCGGAGGCCGAGGCCGTGGacgagggagagggagaggcgcCCTTACTCGCCCCGTGCTGACCAAGGAACAGCTGGACAACCAGTTGGATGCATACATGTCAAAAACAAAAGGACACCTGGATGCTGAGTTGGATGCCTACATGGCACAGACAGATCCCGAAACCAATGACTGA
- the CHTOP gene encoding chromatin target of PRMT1 protein isoform X3, producing the protein MAAQSTPKVVLKSTTKMSLNERFTNMLKNKQPMPVNIRASMQQQQLASARNRRLAQQMENRPSVQAALKLKQKSLKQRLGKSNIQARLGRPIGTLARGAIGGRGLPIIQRGLPRGGLRGGRATRTLLRGGMSLRGQNLLRGGRAVAPRMGLRRGGVRGRGGPGRGGLGRGAMGRGGIGGRGRGMIGRGRGGFGGRGRGRGRGRGALTRPVLTKEQLDNQLDAYMSKTKGHLDAELDAYMAQTDPETND; encoded by the exons ATGGCTGCACAGTCAACACCGAAAGTTGTGCTAAAAAGCACCACCAAGATGTCTCTAAATGAGCG CTTTACTAATATGCTGAAGAACAAACAGCCGATGCCAGTGAATATTCGGGCCTCGATGCAACAGCAGCAGCTAGCCAGTGCCAGAAACAGAAGACTGGCCCAGCAGATGGAGAACAGACCCTCTGTCCAGGCAGCATTAAAGCTCAAGCAG AAGAGCTTAAAGCAGCGCCTGGGTAAGAGTAACATCCAGGCACGGTTAGGCCGACCCATAGGGACCCTGGCCAGGGGAGCAATCGGAGGACGAGGCCTGCCCATAATCCAGAGAGGCTTGCCCAGAGGAGGACTACGTGGGGGACGTGCCACAAGAACCCTGCTTAGGGGTGGGATGTCGCTCCGAG GTCAAAACCTGCTCCGAGGTGGACGAGCCGTAGCTCCCCGAATGGGCTTAAGAAGAGGTGGTGTTCGAGGTCGTGGAGGTCCTGGGAGAGGGGGCCTAGGGCGTGGAGCTATGGGTCGTGGCGGAATCGGTGGTAGAG GTCGGGGTATGATAGGTCGGGGAAGAGGGGGCTTCGGAGGCCGAGGCCGTGGacgagggagagggagaggcgcCCTTACTCGCCCCGTGCTGACCAAGGAACAGCTGGACAACCAGTTGGATGCATACATGTCAAAAACAAAAGGACACCTGGATGCTGAGTTGGATGCCTACATGGCACAGACAGATCCCGAAACCAATGACTGA
- the CHTOP gene encoding chromatin target of PRMT1 protein isoform X4, with amino-acid sequence MAAQSTPKVVLKSTTKMSLNERFTNMLKNKQPMPVNIRASMQQQQLASARNRRLAQQMENRPSVQAALKLKQSLKQRLGKSNIQARLGRPIGTLARGAIGGRGLPIIQRGLPRGGLRGGRATRTLLRGGMSLRGQNLLRGGRAVAPRMGLRRGGVRGRGGPGRGGLGRGAMGRGGIGGRGRGMIGRGRGGFGGRGRGRGRGRGALTRPVLTKEQLDNQLDAYMSKTKGHLDAELDAYMAQTDPETND; translated from the exons ATGGCTGCACAGTCAACACCGAAAGTTGTGCTAAAAAGCACCACCAAGATGTCTCTAAATGAGCG CTTTACTAATATGCTGAAGAACAAACAGCCGATGCCAGTGAATATTCGGGCCTCGATGCAACAGCAGCAGCTAGCCAGTGCCAGAAACAGAAGACTGGCCCAGCAGATGGAGAACAGACCCTCTGTCCAGGCAGCATTAAAGCTCAAGCAG AGCTTAAAGCAGCGCCTGGGTAAGAGTAACATCCAGGCACGGTTAGGCCGACCCATAGGGACCCTGGCCAGGGGAGCAATCGGAGGACGAGGCCTGCCCATAATCCAGAGAGGCTTGCCCAGAGGAGGACTACGTGGGGGACGTGCCACAAGAACCCTGCTTAGGGGTGGGATGTCGCTCCGAG GTCAAAACCTGCTCCGAGGTGGACGAGCCGTAGCTCCCCGAATGGGCTTAAGAAGAGGTGGTGTTCGAGGTCGTGGAGGTCCTGGGAGAGGGGGCCTAGGGCGTGGAGCTATGGGTCGTGGCGGAATCGGTGGTAGAG GTCGGGGTATGATAGGTCGGGGAAGAGGGGGCTTCGGAGGCCGAGGCCGTGGacgagggagagggagaggcgcCCTTACTCGCCCCGTGCTGACCAAGGAACAGCTGGACAACCAGTTGGATGCATACATGTCAAAAACAAAAGGACACCTGGATGCTGAGTTGGATGCCTACATGGCACAGACAGATCCCGAAACCAATGACTGA
- the CHTOP gene encoding chromatin target of PRMT1 protein isoform X8, translating into MAAQSTPKVVLKSTTKMSLNERFTNMLKNKQPMPVNIRASMQQQQLASARNRRLAQQMENRPSVQAALKLKQVGV; encoded by the exons ATGGCTGCACAGTCAACACCGAAAGTTGTGCTAAAAAGCACCACCAAGATGTCTCTAAATGAGCG CTTTACTAATATGCTGAAGAACAAACAGCCGATGCCAGTGAATATTCGGGCCTCGATGCAACAGCAGCAGCTAGCCAGTGCCAGAAACAGAAGACTGGCCCAGCAGATGGAGAACAGACCCTCTGTCCAGGCAGCATTAAAGCTCAAGCAG GTCGGGGTATGA
- the CHTOP gene encoding chromatin target of PRMT1 protein isoform X2, whose amino-acid sequence MAAQSTPKVVLKSTTKMSLNERFTNMLKNKQPMPVNIRASMQQQQLASARNRRLAQQMENRPSVQAALKLKQTLYASPDSGCGRICPSCGWASGGRCYATSLKQRLGKSNIQARLGRPIGTLARGAIGGRGLPIIQRGLPRGGLRGGRATRTLLRGGMSLRGQNLLRGGRAVAPRMGLRRGGVRGRGGPGRGGLGRGAMGRGGIGGRGRGMIGRGRGGFGGRGRGRGRGRGALTRPVLTKEQLDNQLDAYMSKTKGHLDAELDAYMAQTDPETND is encoded by the exons ATGGCTGCACAGTCAACACCGAAAGTTGTGCTAAAAAGCACCACCAAGATGTCTCTAAATGAGCG CTTTACTAATATGCTGAAGAACAAACAGCCGATGCCAGTGAATATTCGGGCCTCGATGCAACAGCAGCAGCTAGCCAGTGCCAGAAACAGAAGACTGGCCCAGCAGATGGAGAACAGACCCTCTGTCCAGGCAGCATTAAAGCTCAAGCAG ACCTTATATGCAAGTCCGGACAGTGGCTGTGGAAGGATATGTCCAAGCTGTGGCTGGGCGTCTGGAGGGCGGTGCTATGCAACT AGCTTAAAGCAGCGCCTGGGTAAGAGTAACATCCAGGCACGGTTAGGCCGACCCATAGGGACCCTGGCCAGGGGAGCAATCGGAGGACGAGGCCTGCCCATAATCCAGAGAGGCTTGCCCAGAGGAGGACTACGTGGGGGACGTGCCACAAGAACCCTGCTTAGGGGTGGGATGTCGCTCCGAG GTCAAAACCTGCTCCGAGGTGGACGAGCCGTAGCTCCCCGAATGGGCTTAAGAAGAGGTGGTGTTCGAGGTCGTGGAGGTCCTGGGAGAGGGGGCCTAGGGCGTGGAGCTATGGGTCGTGGCGGAATCGGTGGTAGAG GTCGGGGTATGATAGGTCGGGGAAGAGGGGGCTTCGGAGGCCGAGGCCGTGGacgagggagagggagaggcgcCCTTACTCGCCCCGTGCTGACCAAGGAACAGCTGGACAACCAGTTGGATGCATACATGTCAAAAACAAAAGGACACCTGGATGCTGAGTTGGATGCCTACATGGCACAGACAGATCCCGAAACCAATGACTGA
- the CHTOP gene encoding chromatin target of PRMT1 protein isoform X7 — protein sequence MAAQSTPKVVLKSTTKMSLNERFTNMLKNKQPMPVNIRASMQQQQLASARNRRLAQQMENRPSVQAALKLKQSLKQRLGKSNIQARLGRPIGTLARGAIGGRGLPIIQRGLPRGGLRGGRATRTLLRGGMSLRGRGMIGRGRGGFGGRGRGRGRGRGALTRPVLTKEQLDNQLDAYMSKTKGHLDAELDAYMAQTDPETND from the exons ATGGCTGCACAGTCAACACCGAAAGTTGTGCTAAAAAGCACCACCAAGATGTCTCTAAATGAGCG CTTTACTAATATGCTGAAGAACAAACAGCCGATGCCAGTGAATATTCGGGCCTCGATGCAACAGCAGCAGCTAGCCAGTGCCAGAAACAGAAGACTGGCCCAGCAGATGGAGAACAGACCCTCTGTCCAGGCAGCATTAAAGCTCAAGCAG AGCTTAAAGCAGCGCCTGGGTAAGAGTAACATCCAGGCACGGTTAGGCCGACCCATAGGGACCCTGGCCAGGGGAGCAATCGGAGGACGAGGCCTGCCCATAATCCAGAGAGGCTTGCCCAGAGGAGGACTACGTGGGGGACGTGCCACAAGAACCCTGCTTAGGGGTGGGATGTCGCTCCGAG GTCGGGGTATGATAGGTCGGGGAAGAGGGGGCTTCGGAGGCCGAGGCCGTGGacgagggagagggagaggcgcCCTTACTCGCCCCGTGCTGACCAAGGAACAGCTGGACAACCAGTTGGATGCATACATGTCAAAAACAAAAGGACACCTGGATGCTGAGTTGGATGCCTACATGGCACAGACAGATCCCGAAACCAATGACTGA